AGCCAACACCATAAACTGTTTGGATTGTAGCTTTGTTACTGCCGGCTGCTTTGAGTTTTTGGCGCAGATTGGTGATGTGGGTTTTGATCGTATTCTCTCCAGAAATTTGCTCTAATTCCCAAAGTTTGTCGAGTAGCATCGATCGCGTAAAAACTTGAGTAGGATGACCAAGAAAACATTCTAAGATGAGATATTCTTTTGGTGTGAGATTCAAGACAGTTCCAGCATATGTCACAGTATGCGATGTCTGATTAATTTCTAATGGGCCATAGCGAAGATGCGGTTTTTGTAAATTGACTGGACGACGAGATAGTGCCCGAATCCGAGCAGATAGCTCCTCTAATTCAAAGGGTTTGACTAAATAATCGTCGGCTCCTGCATCTAACCCCATTACTTTATCCGTAGTGGTATCTAATGCCGTTAGCATCAGCACAAAACCCTTGTATTGGGACGATCGCAATTGCTGACACAAAGCGATACCATCGAGCTTTGGCAACATCAAGTCTAATAAAATCAGGTCATAGGCGACAGCTTGAGTACAATGCCATCCTTCTATCCCATCGCTAGCTACATCTACTACATGATGCTGGTGGCGCAAATCCTCTGCCAAAGGTTTAGCGATGCGATCGTCATCTTCAACCAGCAGGATTCTCATTGTCCGACTAAATAATTCTCTGTCTAGAATATCATTCTGCCATCAGAAAATAATCTTCCAGAAAGCATCCCAAGGGCAGACTCTGTATTTAGGGATGCTTCCCTTGAATTCGCCTACCTAATCCTCGTTATCCTCACTTTTAATGGGGGAACTTTGAACCAATTTTAAGACCCCATCTCGGATCAGTCCAATACCTGGCGCATACCACTTGAACTCTTTGACGCTAGGATCTAACGGTGTTGTCTCTTCTGTTTTGAAACTGTTTTGAAAAATTCTAGCGGGAGTATAGACAACTTCATTGATACTAACGATTTCTGCCCGATCTAGAGCCACTCCAGGGGCAATTTCCTGAAAATACCTTGCCCCTAATAACACAGTTCCTGGCATGATAATTCCAGGTCTGGCATTCTTAATTCCCGCCAGCCACGATCCTTGATTACTAACAACAA
Above is a genomic segment from Merismopedia glauca CCAP 1448/3 containing:
- a CDS encoding response regulator transcription factor, which translates into the protein MRILLVEDDDRIAKPLAEDLRHQHHVVDVASDGIEGWHCTQAVAYDLILLDLMLPKLDGIALCQQLRSSQYKGFVLMLTALDTTTDKVMGLDAGADDYLVKPFELEELSARIRALSRRPVNLQKPHLRYGPLEINQTSHTVTYAGTVLNLTPKEYLILECFLGHPTQVFTRSMLLDKLWELEQISGENTIKTHITNLRQKLKAAGSNKATIQTVYGVGYRFVQDFE